Proteins from a genomic interval of Periophthalmus magnuspinnatus isolate fPerMag1 chromosome 11, fPerMag1.2.pri, whole genome shotgun sequence:
- the LOC117379074 gene encoding G-protein coupled receptor 20, producing the protein MYLNRPIPDFHRVCSAPEDSSSLLQFHLDSITVNVTSPKSMESFVNISASSLEQSNCTTWDQRWGAPYLHRLAHLDLQLYHDFYVLWVSLMVCNSVMLVLGVSLNSLALYIFCGMFGRSSASVVYTINLAVADLLVALSLPARIALYHSGGNCLVCSYIHTFSYFVNMYCSILFLTSICIDRYLAVVHASSTLHRWRTAGTARIVSCTVWLIAIVVTYSFQTSALGSSSSCVLLPALFYLTVLEFLLPLLAVVGFTLRVACFLSSRHRHMSQKSRARRTRAIGLLATVLVVFTICFTPFHIRQILVYFRVQVGEESPEHGVRHILAYHITVTLSSLNSCLDPVVYCFVTDSFKRVWRVRCGGGGAMYGEAGQTSGGEPDRISVKKCSGTALAIAHSVATITLTGRPLSADNIDHSA; encoded by the exons GCATAACTGTcaatgtaacatctccaaaatcAATGGAAAGCTTTGTGAACATCAGCGCCTCTTCTCTTGAACAGTCCAACTGCACTACTTGGGACCAACGTTGGGGGGCGCCATATCTCCACAGATTGGCGCACTTGGATTTGCAGTTGTATCATGACTTCTATGTACTTTGGGTTTCTCTTatg GTGTGTAACAGTGTGATGCTGGTTCTTGGGGTGTCTCTAAACTCTCTGGCGCTGTACATCTTCTGTGGGATGTTTGGTCGCTCCTCAGCCTCTGTGGTGTACACTATAAACCTGGCTGTTGCTGATCTGTTGGTGGCACTGTCTCTGCCTGCTCGTATCGCTCTGTATCACAGCGGAGGCAACTGTTTGGTCTGTTCTTATATCCACACATTCAGCTACTTTGTCAacatgtactgcagtattttgtTTCTGACCAG TATTTGTATAGACCGGTACCTGGCTGTGGTCCATGCGTCAAGTACTCTTCATCGATGGAGGACGGCAGGAACTGCAAGGATTGTAAGCTGCACTGTGTGGCTCATAGCAATTGTGGTCACCTACTCCTTTCAG ACATCAGCTCTTGGGTCCAGCTCCTCTTGTGTACTACTCCCAGCCCTATTCTACCTCACTGTTTTGGAGTTCTTGCTCCCCCTGCTGGCCGTGGTCGGATTTACTCTGCGTGTCGCCTGCTTCCTGTCATCCCGGCACAGACATATGTCTCAGAAGAGTCGAGCCAGAAGAACACGTGCTATTGGACTTCTGGCTACTGTCCTGGTGGTCTTCACAATCTGTTTCACACCTTTCCACATCCGTCAGATACTGGTCTACTTTCGGGTTCAGGTGGGAGAAGAGTCACCTGAACATGGAGTGAGGCATATTTTGGCCTATCACATCACAGTCACTCTGAGCAGTCTAAACAGCTGCTTGGATCCCGTAGTGTACTGCTTTGTGACAGACAGCTTTAAAAGGGTGTGGAGGGTGCGGtgcggagggggcggggctatgTACGGAGAGGCGGGACAAACAAGTGGAGGAGAGCCTGACAGAATTTCAGTGAAAAAATGCTCAGGTACTGCACTAGCCATAGCACATAGTGTGGCCACGATCACACTGACGGGCCGGCCACTGTCTGCTGACAATATAGATCACAGTGCCTAA